Proteins co-encoded in one Stomoxys calcitrans chromosome 5, idStoCalc2.1, whole genome shotgun sequence genomic window:
- the LOC106096137 gene encoding dnaJ homolog subfamily C member 21 — MVDCKILNKRYVIPKMKCYYEELGVECDANEGDIKTAYRKLALKWHPDKNLQNLEEAKERFQLIQQAYEVLSDAREREWYDNHREQILRGKRSNYQDSCLDVFQYFTVSCFKGYADDAQGFYSVYRDVFEKIATEDQEFMDDENEIENIPAFGDSTSSYEEVVGPFYAWWSAYCTKRTYTWLCPYDVMEIKDRRIVREIEKEMKKIVQNARKERNEEVRNLVSFVRKRDKRVQAHKKQLEERAAFNRQKQEHNRREQIRRRQQELQEMRANMETKSNDAYEEQLKLLEQEYSSDEYEYEDDDEDEEYENIDVGAEDPQDTLFCVACNREFKNEKSFANHETSKKHRENVETLKLQMQTEENLYQPEEGMVEVSNDEEAEPQVEEQVTEDMEKVHKNKNKSRKSKNKKDNKKSIVTLLEDSDEENTELTTDEISIQTSKLGISNGGAGDTKKESDCDDDMDWNKTNKKASKKSKNKNKNTSSKKNATETFTSEQEQIANSQTTKSSPKVINAKKTEDNESDKPITHICVTCKSSFDSKNKLFSHLKLTNHGVYIPKAKTKDDDLERNKKGKGKRK, encoded by the exons ATGGTAGATTGCAAAATTCTAAACAAAAGATACGTAATCCCAAAAATGAAGTGCTATTACGAGGAGCTCGGAGTGGAATGCGATGCCAATGAAGGAGATATTAAAACAGCCTACAGGAAACTGGCGCTAAAATGGCATCCAGACAAAAATCTACAAAATCTCGAAGAGGCCAAGGAACGTTTCCAGCTGATTCAACAGGCCTATGAGGTGTTGTCTGATGCACGAGAAAGAGAATGGTATGACAACCATAGGGAGCAAATCCTAAGGGGCAAAAGATCCAATTACCAAGACAGCTGCTTAGATGTGTTCCAGTACTTTACAGTTTCCTGTTTCAAGGGTTATGCAGATGATGCCCAAGGCTTCTATTCTGTGTATCGCGATGTATTCGAAAAGATTGCTACCGAAGATCAAGAGTTTATGGATGACGAAAACGAAATAGAGAATATTCCTGCTTTTGGAGATTCCACAAGTAGCTATGAAGAGGTTGTGGGTCCCTTTTATGCTTGGTGGTCTGCTTATTGCACCAAGAGAACCTATACTTGGCTATGTCCCTATGATGTTATGGAGATCAAGGATCGTCGAATCGTAAGAGAGAttgaaaaggaaatgaaaaaaatagtGCAGAATGCTCGCAAAGAGAGAAATGAAGAG GTGCGAAATTTGGTATCATTTGTGCGAAAACGTGACAAACGTGTACAAGCCCACAAAAAACAGTTAGAAGAACGAGCTGCTTTTAACCGACAAAAACAAGAACACAACCGTCGGGAACAGATACGAAGGAGGCAACAGGAACTACAGGAAATGCGCGCAAATATGGAGACAAAGTCCAACGATGCATATGAAGAGCAGTTGAAACTTTTAGAACAAGAATATAGCAGcgatgaatatgaatatgaggatgatgatgaagatgaagaaTACGAGAATATCGATGTCGGTGCTGAAGACCCACAGGATACTCTGTTCTGTGTTGCGTGCAATAGAGAATTTAAGAACGAAAAGTCTTTTGCCAATCATGAAACCAGCAAAAAACATCGTGAAAATGTCGAAACATTAAAGCTGCAAATGCAAACGGAAGAGAATTTATACCAACCGGAAGAGGGGATGGTCGAAGTTTCAAATGATGAAGAAGCAGAGCCACAAGTGGAAGAACAAGTCACGGAAGACAtggaaaaagttcataaaaataaaaacaaatctcGCAAATCTAAAAATAAGAAAGACAACAAAAAGTCCATAGTGACTCTATTAGAAGACTCCGATGAAGAAAATACGGAACTGACAACAGATGAAATAAGTATACAAACATCCAAATTGGGAATATCCAACGGCGGTGCTGGCGatacaaaaaaagaaagcgACTGTGATGATGATATGGACtggaacaaaacaaacaaaaaggcgTCCAAGAAATccaagaataaaaacaaaaatacaagctctaaaaaaaatgcaaccgAAACATTTACCTCTGAGCAGGAGCAGATAGCAAATAGCCAGACTACCAAATCCAGCCCAAAAGTCATTAATGCGAAAAAGACAGAGGATAACGAATCCGATAAACCAATCACCCATATTTGTGTGACTTGTAAGTCTAGTTTTGATTCAAAAAATAAGCTATTCTCTCATCTTAAACTTACAAATCATGGAGTTTACATACCCAAAGCCAAGACCAAGGATG